In one Musa acuminata AAA Group cultivar baxijiao chromosome BXJ2-5, Cavendish_Baxijiao_AAA, whole genome shotgun sequence genomic region, the following are encoded:
- the LOC103973762 gene encoding GDSL esterase/lipase At3g26430-like, with protein MGSHHISLLAALVVLGSHLPLPTSASSSPCAFPAIFNFGDSNSDTGGLSAAFGAVPPPNGETFFGAPVGRYCDGRLIIDFIAQDLGLPFLNAYLDSVGTNFSHGANFATAGSTIRRQNTTLFQTGYSPFSLDVQSWQFTQFKSRSQPASKKGAVFKDLLPPLEYFSRALYTLDVGQNDLTAGYVSNMTTEEVKATIPDILTKFTDVIKAVYGLGGRFFWIHNTGPFGCLPYVLDRYPLRAPEVDHVGCGAPFNEVARLFNLKLKETVMQLRKRFPRAVFTYVDVYTVKYTLISQARTHGFEHPLVACCGHGGKYNYDIHWGCGATAVVNHTKVLISKSCEDPSKRICWDGYHYTEAANRWVYDQIVKGAFSDPPIPVTMACRKQSN; from the exons ATGGGCTCTCACCACATTTCTCTTCTCGCCGCTTTAGTGGTACTCGGCTCCCATCTCCCACTGCCGACTTCAGCTTCATCCTCGCCCTGCGCCTTCCCGGCCATCTTCAACTTCGGCGACTCCAACTCGGACACCGGAGGGCTGTCGGCAGCCTTCGGCGCCGTTCCACCGCCCAACGGGGAGACCTTCTTCGGCGCTCCGGTTGGGAGGTACTGCGACGGCCGGCTCATCATCGACTTCATCG CTCAGGACCTCGGACTTCCTTTCCTCAATGCATATCTTGACTCGGTGGGGACAAACTTCTCCCACGGAGCGAATTTTGCTACAGCAGGATCCACCATCCGAAGACAAAACACAACCTTGTTCCAAACTGGTTACAGCCCTTTCTCCTTGGATGTCCAGTCATGGCAGTTTACACAGTTCAAGTCCAGATCCCAACCAGCTTCCAAGAAAG GAGCCGTCTTCAAAGATCTGTTACCTCCGCTGGAATACTTCTCTCGGGCTTTGTACACCTTGGACGTCGGCCAGAATGACCTCACTGCGGGCTATGTCAGTAACATGACCACCGAAGAAGTTAAAGCAACCATCCCTGACATCCTCACCAAATTCACTGATGTTATAAAG GCTGTCTACGGGCTGGGTGGGAGATTCTTTTGGATCCACAACACAGGTCCTTTCGGTTGCCTGCCTTATGTTCTTGACCGGTACCCTCTACGGGCACCTGAGGTCGACCATGTCGGCTGCGGAGCTCCGTTCAACGAAGTGGCTCGCCTGTTCAATTTAAAGCTCAAGGAAACCGTGATGCAGCTCAGGAAGCGCTTCCCTCGTGCCGTGTTCACCTACGTCGACGTCTACACCGTGAAGTATACGCTGATAAGCCAAGCAAGGACGCACG GCTTCGAGCATCCGCTCGTGGCGTGCTGCGGGCATGGCGGCAAGTACAACTACGACATCCACTGGGGGTGCGGAGCCACGGCGGTGGTGAACCACACCAAGGTGCTGATCTCCAAGTCGTGCGAGGATCCCTCCAAGAGGATTTGCTGGGACGGGTATCACTACACGGAGGCTGCGAACAGGTGGGTGTACGATCAGATTGTGAAGGGTGCGTTCTCGGACCCTCCAATTCCAGTAACAATGGCCTGTCGAAAGCAGAGTAACTAA